In the Methanosphaera stadtmanae DSM 3091 genome, TTATTTTCATATATTAAATTTTTATTTAATAATACCTACTTCTTAATATAAGAATCCTATTAAATATTAGTTATAACTAGAAAAAATTCAATTTAAAAAAGAAAAGAAAGAAACCCTTCCTCATATTTTATAATTTACTTGCTATATATTCAGCCATTTCTTGTGTTGATGCATCTCCACCTAAATCAGGAGTTACATTATCACCTTGACGAATAACATCAATCATAACATCTTCTATTTTTCTTGCATATTCAGATTCACCCAAATAATCTAACATCATGCATGCAGACAATATTGTTGCTACTGGATCTGCTATTCCTTGACCAGCAATATCTGGTGCTGAACCATGTACTGGTTCAAATAATCCAGAATTATCCCCAATATTTGCAGAAGGTATCATTCCTAAACCACCAACAAGTCCTGCACCTTCATCTGATAAAATATCACCATAGAGATTTGTTGTCACTATTACTTCAAAGTCAAGTGGATTTGTAATAAGATACATTGCTGTTGCATCAACATAGAAATCATTTGTTTTAATATCTGGATGATTTTCTGCCATTTTATAGAATGATTCTTTGAATAAACCATCAGATAATTTAAGTACATTTGCTTTATGTACAGCTGTAACTTTCTTACGACCTGTATCTTCAGCATATTTAAAAGCGTATTCTGCTATTCTTTCAGATGCAAATTTTGTTATTTTTTTACGTGCAATTGCACCTTCTTCTGTTAATTCTTCATCACCTATATATAAATCTTCAGTATTTTCTCTTACAATCATGAAGTCTATATCACCATATTTATCTGGTTGTAATGATTTTACAGGTCTTAAATTTACAAATGTGTTGAGTTCTCTTCTAAGTCTTACAATTACATCTGCTGCTGTTTCTCCCGCAGCTCCAAACAATACTGCATCTGCTTTTTTTGCTATTTCTAATGTTTCATCAGGAAGAGCCACACCTGTATCTTCTTTACATTTATCTCCTGCGTTAGCATAAGTATAATTAAAATCTATTGGTAATTTATCAAGTATTGTTATTGCTGCTTCTACTACTTCAGGACCAATTCCATCTCCAGGTATTACTGCTATATTATACATAAATATTATACTCCTATTCATTAAATCTTGTTTTATTTAAGTATTTTATTAATCCATCATTTTCAAGTATTTCAAACATGAATTCTGGAAGACTTGTTGTTGCATATTCTTGATTTTTTGTTTTATTAGTAAGTGTTCCATTTTCAAGATCTATTTTTACTGTATCTTCTTCTTCTATTTCATCAGGACCTTCATGTGCCTCTACTAATGTTAATCCAATGTTTATTGCATTTCTATAGAATATTCTAGCAAATGATTTTGCAACTACTGCCTTAATTCCTGAAGCTTTTAATGCTATAGGTGCATGTTCACGAGAAGATCCACATCCAAAGTTAGAACCTGCTACTATAACATCAC is a window encoding:
- a CDS encoding isocitrate/isopropylmalate family dehydrogenase, coding for MYNIAVIPGDGIGPEVVEAAITILDKLPIDFNYTYANAGDKCKEDTGVALPDETLEIAKKADAVLFGAAGETAADVIVRLRRELNTFVNLRPVKSLQPDKYGDIDFMIVRENTEDLYIGDEELTEEGAIARKKITKFASERIAEYAFKYAEDTGRKKVTAVHKANVLKLSDGLFKESFYKMAENHPDIKTNDFYVDATAMYLITNPLDFEVIVTTNLYGDILSDEGAGLVGGLGMIPSANIGDNSGLFEPVHGSAPDIAGQGIADPVATILSACMMLDYLGESEYARKIEDVMIDVIRQGDNVTPDLGGDASTQEMAEYIASKL
- a CDS encoding 3-isopropylmalate dehydratase small subunit — its product is MDKIIEGRVLKLGDDIDTDSILPGRYLTLSKPEDLGKHVMEGYDLHYKDKIQEGDVIVAGSNFGCGSSREHAPIALKASGIKAVVAKSFARIFYRNAINIGLTLVEAHEGPDEIEEEDTVKIDLENGTLTNKTKNQEYATTSLPEFMFEILENDGLIKYLNKTRFNE